A window from Streptomyces sp. NBC_00271 encodes these proteins:
- a CDS encoding maleylpyruvate isomerase family mycothiol-dependent enzyme, with product MEPVAGPDVRGAVPEGLGAAIRDTAEEIAALLRAGAGMERRVPQSQWSVGEAAAHLALANELMADIAAGRARSYGDGTAQSLAAANEQALAAFGERGAEPLAGMIVEQAGACLKALEERSAEGTVVTPLGPMGPDVLGSYLLTHMLGHGYDLARALGRAHMIDRERVRLTLPFLMTVMPRVTDTARTAGLSACYAIRLWGGGRFGVRVAGGAVSVGERLPGRTDCTILIEPVTFLLMALGRQGQWGPLAQGRILVGGRKPWLAPRFPALFKAP from the coding sequence GTGGAACCAGTGGCGGGACCGGACGTACGGGGTGCGGTGCCCGAGGGGCTCGGTGCGGCGATACGGGATACGGCCGAGGAGATCGCCGCACTGCTGCGGGCGGGCGCCGGCATGGAACGCCGGGTGCCGCAGTCGCAGTGGAGCGTCGGGGAGGCGGCCGCGCATCTGGCACTGGCCAACGAGCTGATGGCGGACATCGCGGCGGGCCGTGCGCGCAGCTACGGGGACGGCACGGCGCAGAGTCTCGCCGCGGCCAACGAGCAGGCGCTCGCCGCGTTCGGTGAGCGCGGGGCCGAGCCGCTGGCCGGGATGATCGTGGAGCAGGCCGGTGCGTGTCTGAAGGCGCTGGAGGAGCGGAGCGCGGAGGGGACGGTGGTCACTCCGCTGGGCCCGATGGGACCGGATGTGCTGGGGTCGTATCTGCTCACGCACATGCTGGGACACGGTTACGATCTCGCCCGTGCGCTGGGGCGTGCGCACATGATCGACCGGGAGCGGGTACGGCTGACGCTGCCGTTCTTGATGACGGTGATGCCACGGGTGACCGACACGGCCCGCACGGCCGGGCTGAGCGCCTGCTATGCGATCCGCCTGTGGGGTGGCGGCCGGTTCGGTGTGCGGGTGGCCGGCGGTGCGGTGTCGGTCGGTGAGCGGCTGCCGGGGCGTACGGACTGCACCATCCTCATCGAGCCGGTCACGTTTCTCCTGATGGCGCTCGGGCGCCAAGGCCAGTGGGGTCCCCTCGCTCAGGGCCGCATCCTGGTCGGGGGGCGCAAGCCCTGGCTCGCTCCGCGTTTCCCGGCTCTGTTCAAGGCGCCCTGA